One window of Dyadobacter sandarakinus genomic DNA carries:
- the carB gene encoding carbamoyl-phosphate synthase large subunit, translating into MPKNSNIKSVLIIGSGPIIIGQACEFDYSGSQAARSLKEEGIEVVLINSNPATIMTDPISADQVYLLPLEKKYIVEVLEKHKAMGRPIDAVLPTMGGQTALNLAIDCDKAGIWKKYNVEIIGVDIKAIETTEDREKFRLKMLELGVNVCKGRTARSFLEGKEIAQEIGFPLVIRPSFTLGGTGGGFVEKEEDFDKALNYGLHASPVHEVLVEQSVMGWKEYELELLRDNNGNFIIICSIENFDPMGVHTGDSITVAPAMTLPDTLYQQMRDLAIKMMDGIGKFAGGCNVQFSVNPENDHIIAIEINPRVSRSSALASKATGYPIAKIAAKMAIGYNLDELINPITGSTSAFFEPSIDYVIVKVPRWNFDKFKGADRSLGLQMKSVGEAMGIGRNFQEALQKACQSLEIRRNGLGADGRELRDQEAIKHSLKNPSWDRLFHIYDAFKIGLSFKTIQNLTRIDAWFLRQIEELIELEHQIEKYDLEDLPRELLLTAKQKGYADRQIAHLLGTKESKVYDRRRALNINRVYKCVDTCAAEFEAKTPYYYSTFNTSQDYPDNESVVSDRKKVVVLGSGPNRIGQGIEFDYSCVHGVLAAKEAGYETIMVNCNPETVSTDPDISDKLYFEPVFWEHVFDIIEHEKPEGVIVQLGGQTALKMAEKLEKYGIKIIGTSYHSLDWAEDRGRFSSLLEDLNIPFPKFGTVRTSDAAVELSRSLGFPLLVRPSYVLGGQSMKIVINEKELEQHVVKILHDIPDNNILLDHFLEGALEAEADAICDGEDAYIIGVMEHIEPAGIHSGDSHATLPPFDLSEDEIRQIEEHTRKIALAMNVKGLINVQFAIKNGVVFVIEANPRASRTVPFICKAYKEPYVNYATKLMLGDKKVSDFDFKPYKKGWAIKIPVFSFNKFPNVNKELGPEMKSTGEGIYFIDSLEDEFFQKVYGERNLYLSR; encoded by the coding sequence GTGCCCAAAAATTCGAATATCAAGTCCGTTCTGATTATCGGTTCAGGTCCCATCATCATCGGTCAGGCATGCGAGTTTGATTACTCCGGCTCACAAGCCGCCCGATCCCTGAAAGAAGAAGGTATAGAGGTTGTCCTGATCAACTCAAACCCTGCGACGATCATGACTGACCCGATCAGCGCAGATCAGGTCTATTTGCTTCCTCTTGAGAAAAAGTACATTGTTGAAGTTTTAGAAAAACATAAAGCCATGGGCAGGCCGATCGATGCGGTACTGCCGACCATGGGCGGACAAACCGCATTGAACCTGGCCATTGACTGCGATAAGGCAGGTATCTGGAAAAAGTACAATGTCGAGATTATCGGTGTGGATATTAAAGCGATTGAAACCACCGAAGACCGCGAAAAATTCCGCCTGAAAATGCTGGAACTTGGTGTGAATGTGTGTAAAGGCCGCACCGCCAGGTCATTTTTGGAAGGAAAAGAAATTGCGCAGGAAATTGGTTTCCCGCTGGTGATCCGTCCCTCTTTCACATTGGGTGGTACTGGTGGCGGTTTTGTTGAAAAAGAAGAAGATTTTGATAAAGCATTGAACTACGGTCTGCACGCGTCCCCGGTACACGAAGTACTGGTGGAACAAAGTGTGATGGGCTGGAAAGAATACGAGCTGGAACTGCTGCGTGACAACAACGGCAACTTCATCATCATCTGCTCCATCGAAAACTTTGACCCGATGGGTGTGCATACCGGCGATAGCATCACCGTGGCACCGGCCATGACGCTCCCGGATACCCTGTACCAGCAAATGCGCGACCTGGCCATCAAGATGATGGACGGCATTGGAAAGTTTGCGGGAGGATGTAATGTGCAGTTTTCTGTCAATCCTGAAAATGATCATATCATTGCCATCGAGATCAACCCGCGCGTATCCCGCTCTTCGGCCCTGGCTTCGAAAGCAACGGGTTACCCGATCGCAAAAATTGCTGCAAAAATGGCAATCGGCTATAATCTTGATGAGCTGATCAACCCGATTACCGGCAGTACTTCTGCATTTTTTGAACCTTCAATCGACTACGTTATTGTAAAGGTTCCGCGATGGAACTTTGATAAATTCAAAGGTGCTGACCGCAGCCTGGGCTTACAGATGAAATCCGTTGGTGAAGCGATGGGGATCGGACGCAATTTCCAGGAAGCGCTGCAAAAAGCGTGTCAGTCGCTCGAAATCCGCAGAAACGGATTGGGTGCCGACGGACGTGAGCTCCGCGACCAGGAGGCGATCAAACATAGTCTGAAAAACCCGAGCTGGGACAGGCTATTCCATATTTACGACGCATTTAAAATCGGTTTGTCCTTCAAGACCATTCAGAACCTCACGCGCATCGACGCCTGGTTCCTGCGCCAGATTGAGGAGCTGATCGAGCTGGAACACCAGATTGAGAAGTACGACCTGGAAGACCTGCCGCGTGAACTGCTCCTGACTGCAAAGCAGAAAGGTTACGCAGACCGCCAGATTGCGCATTTGCTCGGAACCAAGGAAAGCAAGGTATACGACCGTCGCAGAGCTCTGAATATTAACCGTGTGTATAAATGTGTAGATACCTGTGCAGCCGAATTTGAGGCCAAAACGCCTTACTACTACTCCACTTTCAATACTTCGCAGGACTATCCGGACAATGAATCGGTGGTGAGTGACCGCAAGAAGGTGGTGGTACTCGGCTCGGGTCCTAACCGCATTGGTCAGGGAATCGAATTTGACTACTCGTGCGTGCACGGCGTACTTGCCGCCAAGGAAGCAGGATACGAAACTATTATGGTGAACTGTAACCCTGAAACTGTTTCTACAGACCCGGATATTTCGGACAAGCTGTACTTCGAGCCCGTATTCTGGGAGCACGTTTTTGATATCATTGAGCACGAAAAACCGGAAGGCGTCATTGTACAGCTGGGTGGACAAACAGCTCTTAAAATGGCTGAGAAGCTCGAAAAATACGGTATCAAGATCATCGGTACCAGCTACCACTCGCTCGACTGGGCCGAAGACCGCGGCCGGTTCTCGTCGCTGCTGGAAGACCTCAATATTCCTTTCCCGAAATTCGGCACGGTGCGTACTTCCGATGCGGCGGTTGAACTTTCGAGGTCACTGGGCTTCCCGCTGCTGGTTCGTCCGAGCTATGTACTGGGCGGACAGAGCATGAAGATCGTGATCAACGAAAAAGAGCTGGAACAGCATGTAGTGAAGATCCTGCACGATATTCCCGACAACAACATCCTGCTGGATCACTTCCTGGAAGGAGCACTGGAAGCAGAAGCTGACGCGATCTGCGACGGGGAAGATGCATATATCATCGGCGTAATGGAGCACATTGAGCCGGCTGGTATCCACTCCGGCGACTCGCATGCAACATTGCCACCTTTCGATCTCTCGGAAGACGAAATCAGGCAGATTGAGGAGCATACCCGCAAAATTGCGCTGGCCATGAACGTGAAAGGTTTGATCAACGTACAGTTTGCGATCAAAAATGGAGTTGTATTCGTAATTGAGGCCAACCCGCGAGCTTCCCGGACGGTTCCTTTTATCTGCAAGGCTTACAAAGAACCTTACGTAAATTATGCGACCAAGCTGATGCTGGGTGACAAGAAGGTAAGTGACTTTGATTTCAAACCATACAAAAAAGGCTGGGCCATTAAAATCCCTGTGTTCTCTTTCAATAAATTCCCGAACGTGAACAAGGAACTCGGCCCCGAAATGAAGTCCACAGGCGAAGGTATTTACTTCATCGACAGCCTGGAAGACGAATTCTTTCAGAAAGTTTATGGAGAGCGGAACCTGTACCTGAGCCGGTAG
- a CDS encoding DUF4834 family protein: MKILFNIFLILILLIAFVPLFRRFVFHLLVGRQIIKEQQKQYKAQQQKQQRQQGRQGVRVDNVQTQQGRSNFQGGEYVDYEEVK, from the coding sequence ATGAAAATATTATTCAACATATTCCTCATTCTCATACTTCTGATTGCATTTGTACCGCTTTTCAGAAGATTTGTTTTTCACTTGCTCGTAGGACGTCAGATTATCAAGGAGCAGCAAAAACAATATAAGGCACAGCAGCAAAAGCAGCAGCGTCAGCAAGGCAGGCAGGGTGTGCGTGTCGATAATGTACAAACCCAGCAGGGACGCTCTAATTTCCAGGGTGGCGAGTATGTGGATTATGAGGAGGTAAAATGA
- the bshA gene encoding N-acetyl-alpha-D-glucosaminyl L-malate synthase BshA, which produces MKIGIVCYPTFGGSGVVATELGKALAKVGHQVHFITYSQPQRLDFFNENLYYHEVNIPAYPLFQYAPYESALSSEMVHVAASANLDLLHVHYAIPHASSAYLAKQILAQQGVHIPVITTLHGTDITLVGKDASYEPVVTFSINQSDGITSVSDSLKKDTYAHFNITKDIEVIPNFIDLDRFNRQKKDHFKTAICPNGEKLVVHTSNFRKVKRIDDVVLIFEKLRKILPSKLLLVGDGPERARIERYCRELDMLSDVRFLGKLDAIEEVLSVADLFLMPSETESFGLAALEAMACEVPLITSNAGGLPELNVHGVTGFLSDVGDVDDMVKNAAYILDEANLPTFKANALARAKEFDVAKIVPHYEAYYERVVENSKAVAV; this is translated from the coding sequence ATGAAAATAGGCATCGTATGCTATCCCACCTTCGGGGGGAGCGGGGTAGTGGCTACCGAGCTTGGAAAAGCGCTCGCGAAAGTCGGTCACCAGGTTCATTTTATCACGTATTCTCAACCACAAAGGCTCGATTTCTTTAACGAAAACCTTTATTATCACGAAGTTAACATTCCGGCATACCCGTTGTTCCAGTATGCGCCGTATGAGTCGGCCCTGTCCAGTGAAATGGTGCATGTGGCTGCCAGTGCTAACCTCGACCTCCTGCATGTGCACTATGCCATCCCGCATGCCTCGTCGGCCTACCTTGCCAAACAGATACTTGCACAACAAGGCGTGCATATTCCCGTAATTACAACGCTGCATGGTACCGACATTACCCTGGTGGGTAAGGATGCTTCCTACGAGCCGGTGGTAACATTCAGTATCAACCAGTCCGACGGAATTACCAGCGTATCGGATTCCTTGAAAAAAGATACCTACGCGCATTTTAACATCACCAAAGACATAGAGGTGATCCCCAACTTTATAGATCTCGACCGGTTTAACCGCCAGAAAAAGGATCATTTTAAAACGGCAATTTGTCCCAACGGAGAGAAACTGGTCGTGCATACTTCCAATTTCCGCAAGGTGAAGCGCATTGACGATGTGGTCCTGATATTTGAAAAACTTCGTAAAATACTTCCCAGCAAGCTGCTTCTCGTAGGCGATGGTCCCGAGCGGGCCCGTATTGAGCGTTATTGCAGGGAGCTGGACATGCTTTCGGATGTGCGGTTTTTGGGTAAACTGGATGCGATTGAAGAAGTATTATCAGTTGCTGATCTGTTCCTGATGCCCTCGGAGACAGAGAGCTTTGGACTGGCCGCGCTCGAAGCAATGGCTTGCGAAGTGCCACTTATTACTTCAAATGCAGGTGGCCTGCCAGAGTTGAATGTACATGGCGTTACAGGTTTCCTGAGTGATGTGGGAGATGTGGATGATATGGTTAAAAATGCGGCATATATCCTGGACGAGGCCAATCTGCCTACATTCAAGGCCAATGCATTGGCCCGTGCGAAGGAGTTTGACGTAGCAAAGATTGTTCCGCATTACGAAGCTTATTACGAGCGTGTAGTAGAGAATAGCAAAGCCGTAGCTGTTTAG
- a CDS encoding geranylgeranylglycerol-phosphate geranylgeranyltransferase yields the protein MSVSARPKIGLWDYVAGSARLVRISNLVIVALTQYLTRILLIGPRHEWRRIIADPDLFVLSLSTVCIAAAGYIINDYFDIKIDIVNKPERVVVGRYMKRRWAIGAHQVLNVLGAVLGLIVSPYIFIVNVISITSLWFYSARYKRLPFIGNFIVSLLTGMTLLILTLRYPENRHLVFIYAIFSFFISLVREIVKDMEDIRGDEAHGCRTLPIIWGLRRTKTFLYVVIAVFIITLFVMARALDNGPLVLLFFLLLIPVGVLVLRLSQADTRRDFHQISGLCKVVMLLGLLTMIWA from the coding sequence ATGAGTGTGTCTGCGCGACCAAAAATAGGACTGTGGGATTACGTAGCCGGTAGTGCCCGGCTTGTGCGCATCAGCAACCTGGTCATCGTCGCACTCACCCAGTACCTTACCCGCATACTCCTCATTGGTCCCCGGCACGAGTGGCGCAGGATCATCGCCGACCCCGACCTGTTTGTACTTTCGCTGTCCACCGTCTGCATTGCCGCGGCGGGATACATCATCAATGATTATTTTGATATCAAAATCGATATCGTCAACAAACCCGAGCGGGTTGTCGTGGGAAGGTATATGAAAAGACGCTGGGCCATCGGTGCGCATCAGGTCCTGAATGTGCTTGGGGCGGTACTCGGGCTGATCGTCAGTCCTTATATTTTTATTGTAAATGTGATTTCCATTACCTCGCTCTGGTTTTACTCGGCGCGCTACAAGCGTCTACCGTTTATCGGCAACTTCATTGTTTCACTGCTTACCGGGATGACGCTCCTGATCCTTACCCTGCGGTACCCCGAAAACCGGCATCTGGTATTCATCTATGCGATCTTTTCCTTTTTTATCTCCCTGGTTAGGGAAATTGTGAAAGACATGGAAGATATCCGTGGCGATGAGGCACACGGCTGCCGCACCCTGCCGATCATCTGGGGCTTGCGTCGTACCAAAACGTTCCTGTACGTGGTCATTGCGGTTTTTATCATAACCCTTTTTGTCATGGCACGTGCATTGGACAATGGTCCGCTTGTGCTGTTATTTTTCCTTTTGCTCATTCCGGTCGGCGTACTGGTGCTCAGGCTTTCCCAGGCCGATACGCGCCGTGACTTTCACCAGATCAGCGGATTGTGCAAAGTAGTTATGCTGCTGGGGCTGCTCACAATGATCTGGGCCTGA
- a CDS encoding TapB family protein — protein sequence MKNRLMTLMFCMLVSAVNVFAQTCAGIAMKEGSGFEMDTFDGKGKLSGHIVYKVTKVEKEAAGLALTLAMEVMDQKGKSVMKNDYQMHCNGNTVSIDASSLISEEQLKSFKNMEMRYTSENIEIPSDLTVGQKLKDASLKGEGNSSSIPVKFNMQLRNRNVAALEKVTVPAGTYDAYRINSDMHMEMMMGFPVKMEMQSISYRAPGVLWDVKNETYRKGKLVASSQLTKIF from the coding sequence ATGAAAAATCGATTGATGACTTTGATGTTTTGCATGCTCGTATCCGCCGTAAATGTATTTGCACAAACCTGCGCAGGGATCGCGATGAAAGAAGGAAGCGGCTTTGAAATGGATACTTTCGACGGGAAGGGGAAGCTTTCGGGACATATCGTATATAAGGTAACGAAAGTGGAAAAGGAAGCGGCCGGACTGGCATTGACACTTGCTATGGAGGTCATGGACCAGAAAGGAAAATCGGTGATGAAAAACGACTACCAGATGCATTGCAACGGAAATACCGTTTCCATTGACGCGAGCTCCCTGATCAGTGAAGAGCAGCTGAAATCGTTCAAGAATATGGAAATGCGCTATACGTCCGAAAACATCGAGATACCGTCCGATCTGACCGTCGGACAAAAGCTGAAAGATGCCTCTCTGAAAGGGGAAGGTAACTCCTCATCCATTCCGGTGAAGTTTAATATGCAGCTGAGAAACAGGAATGTAGCCGCATTGGAAAAAGTTACAGTACCCGCGGGTACCTACGATGCCTACCGGATCAACTCGGACATGCACATGGAAATGATGATGGGTTTCCCGGTAAAAATGGAAATGCAAAGTATATCCTACCGTGCACCCGGTGTTCTTTGGGACGTTAAAAATGAAACGTACCGGAAAGGCAAGCTCGTCGCATCGAGCCAGCTGACGAAGATATTTTAG
- the purN gene encoding phosphoribosylglycinamide formyltransferase — MKRIAIFASGSGSNAEKICEHFAGRTDVAVSLILTNNPQAGVIIRAMKYQVPVVVFNKKLFAETGKILEILQNERIDLIVLAGFMMLVPAELVRSYPDKMINIHPALLPKYGGKGMYGDFVHEAVVQAGETESGITIHYVNEHYDEGAVIFQASCEVLPTDTPADVATKIHVLEHQHYPRIVDELISGQL, encoded by the coding sequence ATGAAACGAATTGCCATTTTTGCATCCGGCTCCGGGTCCAATGCTGAGAAAATCTGTGAACACTTCGCCGGGAGAACGGACGTGGCTGTCTCACTTATTCTGACCAACAATCCGCAGGCAGGTGTGATCATACGCGCGATGAAGTACCAGGTGCCCGTGGTGGTTTTTAATAAAAAGTTGTTTGCGGAAACCGGCAAAATCCTGGAAATACTTCAGAATGAACGCATCGACCTGATTGTACTTGCAGGCTTTATGATGCTTGTGCCGGCCGAGCTGGTGAGGTCTTACCCTGATAAGATGATCAACATCCACCCTGCGCTGCTGCCCAAATACGGAGGCAAGGGAATGTACGGCGACTTCGTCCATGAGGCGGTCGTACAGGCTGGGGAGACAGAATCGGGCATTACCATCCACTATGTCAACGAGCATTATGATGAAGGTGCAGTGATTTTTCAGGCGAGCTGCGAGGTACTGCCGACAGATACTCCCGCGGATGTAGCCACCAAAATCCACGTGCTCGAACACCAGCACTACCCGCGCATTGTGGATGAGCTTATCTCAGGACAGTTGTAG
- a CDS encoding porin family protein: MKNCIILLLLTTLTVPFAHAQENVSIGPMVGLNLSNFRGDNADMSMKPGLAVGGFYNYSSKTGFGFSGQLLFSQMGARTYNKNEAIRLNYIQAPLLATFFFGRYGSGIRPKAFLGPNVNFLVGARNKDGKNINGEAGNRVFKPFDLGLTFGAGLNYRLKNKVWLNTDVRYGLGLFNVVRNNTRTLRNNVWSINAGLSFPLGTYDRNTGRLKTR; this comes from the coding sequence ATGAAAAATTGTATTATTCTATTATTACTAACCACACTTACCGTTCCGTTTGCACACGCTCAGGAAAATGTTTCCATAGGTCCGATGGTCGGATTGAACCTGTCTAACTTCCGGGGTGACAATGCGGATATGAGTATGAAGCCGGGACTGGCAGTGGGAGGTTTTTACAATTACAGCTCCAAAACAGGTTTTGGATTCAGCGGTCAGCTGCTCTTTTCACAAATGGGCGCCAGGACGTATAACAAGAATGAAGCGATCCGGCTGAACTACATTCAGGCACCGCTGCTTGCCACTTTCTTTTTTGGCCGGTACGGAAGCGGCATACGCCCGAAAGCATTTTTGGGTCCGAATGTGAATTTTCTGGTTGGCGCGAGGAACAAGGATGGAAAAAACATCAATGGAGAAGCTGGTAACCGCGTTTTCAAACCTTTCGATCTTGGCCTTACCTTCGGAGCAGGTCTTAATTACAGGCTGAAAAACAAAGTATGGCTGAATACGGATGTGCGCTATGGCCTGGGCCTCTTCAATGTTGTACGCAATAATACCAGAACATTGCGCAACAATGTTTGGAGCATCAATGCAGGACTTAGTTTCCCGCTGGGCACTTACGACCGTAATACCGGCCGCCTGAAAACGCGCTAA
- a CDS encoding ArnT family glycosyltransferase, which produces MLIKELHRIMVWGVLASLIVNMLSWPLNVMEGDAAYYAAASLEMIKQHEYFHFIDFDQTHPGLAPLSFWFSHFMMSLLGPGNIALHLPGLLLTLLMLVSVYRFALLYYSRETASLSVLVTATLQSTFILNRTGDPVTGLAAFYMFTVWQAALYYRNRKLQNLVLSIIGAILAMLSRGTYTGIGPGTFYQFTVTFWAFAPWIIWLILAIYDFLAHIRSGQGAQGSFIGVVLAVPFLLFLFNPAPSRYDLFALYPLAAILTAAYIVKTIYIKQPAWYPRIYYGQVFLLYAWLSVLFAAVWFPFPDGNYFGLIHFMAMLSALTYLVFFSNLKHKLLISCTIAVVGTNLVLNTYFYPNLLTFQAGARLGAIAKANGITEGQLYTLGDLPHYALHFYSGVRVKELHTVQELQKLRSVMVYMDQQMLQSVRSVRPDVRILGTNADFHGSDIDFRFLNPDTRAQAASTKMLIGL; this is translated from the coding sequence GTGCTGATTAAAGAATTGCACAGAATAATGGTATGGGGAGTGCTGGCTAGCCTGATTGTAAATATGCTCAGCTGGCCGCTCAATGTAATGGAAGGGGATGCGGCTTATTATGCCGCCGCATCCCTGGAAATGATCAAACAGCACGAATATTTCCACTTTATTGACTTTGACCAGACGCATCCCGGACTTGCTCCGCTAAGCTTCTGGTTTTCGCATTTTATGATGAGCCTGCTGGGACCCGGGAATATTGCATTGCATTTGCCCGGCTTGCTGCTTACCCTCCTGATGCTTGTCTCCGTCTACCGGTTTGCGCTGCTTTATTACAGCCGGGAGACAGCCTCATTGTCGGTGCTGGTCACTGCGACACTGCAATCCACATTCATACTCAACCGCACGGGAGATCCAGTCACCGGACTGGCTGCGTTTTACATGTTTACGGTGTGGCAGGCGGCCCTGTACTACCGAAACAGGAAGCTCCAAAACTTAGTGCTTAGTATCATCGGAGCAATTTTGGCGATGCTCAGCCGCGGCACCTACACGGGTATTGGGCCAGGTACCTTTTACCAGTTTACCGTCACATTCTGGGCTTTTGCACCCTGGATCATTTGGCTCATTCTGGCTATTTATGATTTTCTGGCGCATATCCGGTCCGGTCAGGGAGCTCAGGGAAGTTTTATAGGCGTCGTACTGGCGGTACCTTTTCTTTTGTTCCTTTTCAATCCGGCGCCTTCCCGCTATGACCTTTTTGCATTGTACCCGCTGGCAGCAATACTGACAGCTGCATACATCGTTAAAACAATTTATATAAAACAGCCTGCATGGTACCCGCGAATCTATTACGGCCAGGTATTTCTTTTATACGCGTGGCTTTCGGTCCTGTTTGCGGCCGTATGGTTTCCTTTTCCGGACGGTAATTATTTCGGACTGATCCATTTTATGGCTATGCTCAGTGCGCTTACCTACCTGGTATTTTTCTCCAACCTGAAACACAAGCTGCTAATTTCCTGCACAATTGCGGTGGTAGGGACTAACCTGGTGCTTAATACCTACTTCTACCCTAACCTGCTCACCTTTCAGGCCGGAGCGAGATTGGGTGCCATAGCAAAAGCAAACGGAATTACGGAAGGTCAACTGTATACGCTGGGTGATCTGCCTCATTACGCGCTGCATTTTTATTCCGGGGTCCGTGTAAAGGAGCTGCATACTGTGCAGGAACTTCAAAAGCTGAGATCAGTGATGGTGTACATGGATCAGCAAATGCTGCAATCTGTCAGGTCGGTCAGGCCGGATGTGCGCATTTTAGGCACCAATGCTGATTTTCATGGCAGTGATATAGACTTCCGGTTTCTCAATCCCGATACCCGGGCACAGGCAGCAAGCACCAAAATGCTGATCGGATTGTAA
- a CDS encoding DEAD/DEAH box helicase, with protein MTFEDLNLTKPLLNALADQGFSIPTTIQHKVFSVVMSGRDVCGIAQTGTGKTLAYLLPCLRQVEFSKNRLPQLLILVPTRELVVQVLEEIQKLTTYQTLEACGVYGGGNIKVQMAELQKGCDVVVGTPGRLLDLALKGSLKTKLVRKLVIDEMDEMLTLGFKAQLNGILDLLPQKRQNLLFSATITTEVENLMKTYFNNPERVEAAPPGSPLENIDQSLYHVPNFYTKINLLDKLLDQHPEMEKVLVFVATRKLADLVFAQMELGYLNKIGVMHANKDQNYRFSTIKNFHAGTYRILIATDLISRGLDIAEVTHVINFDIPEIPESYIHRIGRTGRADRRGVAISFVTEREQPFVEEIEEMMDYTIPVLPLPEDLKISEVLTPDEEPKIFMREILAKPPKREEGGAAFHDKLAKNSKVNVRRDHAKEKMIKYGRPIKRSGKKPK; from the coding sequence ATAACCTTCGAAGACCTGAATCTAACCAAACCCCTGCTGAATGCGCTGGCTGATCAGGGTTTTAGTATTCCCACGACCATCCAGCACAAGGTATTTTCGGTAGTGATGTCGGGCCGGGACGTATGCGGAATTGCGCAAACCGGAACCGGGAAAACGCTTGCCTATCTGCTTCCCTGCCTGCGACAGGTAGAATTTTCTAAAAACCGCCTGCCCCAGCTGCTGATCCTCGTGCCTACCCGGGAGCTGGTAGTACAGGTTCTGGAAGAGATCCAAAAACTCACAACCTACCAGACGCTTGAAGCTTGCGGTGTATATGGGGGCGGGAATATCAAGGTACAGATGGCGGAGCTGCAAAAAGGCTGTGATGTGGTGGTAGGCACGCCCGGGCGGCTGCTTGATCTGGCATTGAAAGGTTCATTGAAGACAAAATTGGTTAGAAAGCTGGTGATTGATGAAATGGACGAAATGCTGACGCTCGGCTTTAAGGCACAGCTGAATGGAATTCTTGACCTGCTGCCCCAGAAAAGGCAGAACCTTCTTTTTTCGGCTACCATCACCACGGAAGTCGAGAACCTGATGAAAACTTACTTTAATAATCCCGAGCGTGTTGAAGCGGCTCCTCCGGGCAGCCCGCTGGAAAATATCGACCAGAGCCTCTACCATGTTCCCAATTTTTATACTAAAATAAACCTGCTCGACAAGCTTCTTGACCAGCATCCGGAAATGGAAAAAGTGCTGGTGTTTGTAGCAACACGCAAGCTGGCTGACCTGGTTTTTGCGCAGATGGAGCTAGGTTATCTAAATAAAATCGGGGTAATGCATGCCAACAAAGACCAGAATTACCGCTTCAGTACCATAAAAAACTTTCATGCAGGTACCTACCGGATTCTTATCGCAACGGACCTTATTTCCCGGGGTCTTGACATTGCGGAAGTCACCCATGTGATCAATTTTGATATTCCTGAAATTCCGGAAAGCTACATTCACCGTATTGGCCGTACTGGTCGTGCTGACCGGCGGGGCGTGGCCATATCATTTGTTACAGAGCGTGAGCAGCCGTTTGTAGAGGAGATTGAAGAAATGATGGACTATACCATTCCTGTACTCCCTTTGCCCGAAGATTTGAAAATCTCTGAGGTGCTTACGCCGGACGAAGAACCGAAGATATTTATGCGTGAGATCCTTGCAAAGCCTCCAAAGCGGGAAGAAGGCGGGGCGGCTTTTCACGATAAACTCGCTAAAAACAGCAAGGTGAATGTGCGCCGGGACCATGCCAAGGAAAAGATGATCAAGTACGGAAGGCCGATCAAACGGTCAGGCAAGAAGCCGAAATGA